One window of Strigops habroptila isolate Jane chromosome Z, bStrHab1.2.pri, whole genome shotgun sequence genomic DNA carries:
- the PTGR1 gene encoding prostaglandin reductase 1 isoform X1, translating to MPHCNTVEAKCQSLLLLLKVALQCAEIPARKRYSCTSSDLLVRALGTVKMSEHSRVAMVTAKVWVLKKHFEGFPKSSDFDLKHIELPNLKDGELLLESVFLSVDPYMRPYSQRNMKEGDIMIGTQVARIVESKNPDFTVGVFVVARSGWRTHFISDGKDLRALPPNWPESLPRSLALGTIGMPGLTAYFGLLEVCKMKSGETVLVNAAAGAVGSVVGQLAKIWGCKVVGCAGSDDKVAYLKKIGFDEAFNYKTVASLDEALRKASPDGYDCFFDNVGGEFTTVAINQMKTYGRIALCGAISQYNDSVPQKGPYVQMPMIFKELQMEGFIVSRWNNRWEEGLNTMLKWVMEGKVKCHEQVTEGFENMPAAFIGMLKGENLGKAVIKV from the exons ATGCCCCATTGCAACACAGTTGAGGCAAAATGCCAAAGCTTGCTACTGTTGCTTAAGGTGGCTCTGCAGTGCGCAGAGATCCCTGCACGCAAAAGGTATAGCTGCACCAGCTCTGATCTTTTGGTGCGTGCCCTGGGAACAGTGAAAATGTCAGAGCATTCACGAGTGGC GATGGTTACTGCCAAGGTTTGGGTTCtgaagaagcattttgaagGTTTCCCCAAAAGCAGCGACTTCGACCTGAAACACATAGAGCTGCCAAACCTAAAGGATGGAG AGTTGCTGCTTGAATCAGTGTTTCTCAGTGTTGATCCTTACATGAG ACCTTACAGTCAAAGGAACATGAAGGAAGGGGACATAATGATAGGCACACAGGTTGCCAG GATTGTAGAAAGCAAGAATCCTGATTTCACAGTGGGGGTCTTTGTTGTGGCTAGAAGTGGCTGGAGAACCCATTTCATCTCCGATGGGAAAGACCTAAGAGCCCTTCCTCCCAATTGGCCAGAATCGCTCCCCAGATCTCTAGCTCTTGGGACGATTGGCATGCCAGG cCTCACTGCATATTTTGGTCTGCTGGAGGTCTGCAAGATGAAGTCAGGGGAGACGGTGCTGGTTAatgctgcagctggtgctgtggGCTCTGTGGTGGGACAGCTTGCTAAAATTTGG GGTTGCAAAGTTGTTGGCTGTGCTGGCTCAGATGACAAGGTTGcctatctgaaaaaaataggCTTTGATGAAGCCTTTAATTACAAGACTGTTGCATCTCTGGATGAAGCACTGCGCAAAGCCTCTCCTGATGGCTATGACTGTTTCTTTGACAAT GTGGGTGGAGAATTTACCACTGTTGCTATTAACCAGATGAAGACATATGGAAGGATTGCACTCTGTGGAGCCATCTCTCAGTACAATGACTCTGTGCCTCAGAAAG GGCCTTATGTGCAGATGCCAATGATCTTCAAAGAACTTCAAATGGAAGGGTTTATTGTGAGCAGGTGGAATAACCGCTGGGAGGAAGGTCTGAACACAATGCTAAAGTGGGTCATGGAG GGAAAAGTGAAGTGCCATGAACAAGTCACTGAAGGATTTGAGAACATGCCAGCAGCTTTCATTGGAATGTTAAAGGGAGAAAATCTTGGAAAAGCTGTTATAAAAGTCTGA
- the PTGR1 gene encoding prostaglandin reductase 1 isoform X2 — translation MVTAKVWVLKKHFEGFPKSSDFDLKHIELPNLKDGELLLESVFLSVDPYMRPYSQRNMKEGDIMIGTQVARIVESKNPDFTVGVFVVARSGWRTHFISDGKDLRALPPNWPESLPRSLALGTIGMPGLTAYFGLLEVCKMKSGETVLVNAAAGAVGSVVGQLAKIWGCKVVGCAGSDDKVAYLKKIGFDEAFNYKTVASLDEALRKASPDGYDCFFDNVGGEFTTVAINQMKTYGRIALCGAISQYNDSVPQKGPYVQMPMIFKELQMEGFIVSRWNNRWEEGLNTMLKWVMEGKVKCHEQVTEGFENMPAAFIGMLKGENLGKAVIKV, via the exons ATGGTTACTGCCAAGGTTTGGGTTCtgaagaagcattttgaagGTTTCCCCAAAAGCAGCGACTTCGACCTGAAACACATAGAGCTGCCAAACCTAAAGGATGGAG AGTTGCTGCTTGAATCAGTGTTTCTCAGTGTTGATCCTTACATGAG ACCTTACAGTCAAAGGAACATGAAGGAAGGGGACATAATGATAGGCACACAGGTTGCCAG GATTGTAGAAAGCAAGAATCCTGATTTCACAGTGGGGGTCTTTGTTGTGGCTAGAAGTGGCTGGAGAACCCATTTCATCTCCGATGGGAAAGACCTAAGAGCCCTTCCTCCCAATTGGCCAGAATCGCTCCCCAGATCTCTAGCTCTTGGGACGATTGGCATGCCAGG cCTCACTGCATATTTTGGTCTGCTGGAGGTCTGCAAGATGAAGTCAGGGGAGACGGTGCTGGTTAatgctgcagctggtgctgtggGCTCTGTGGTGGGACAGCTTGCTAAAATTTGG GGTTGCAAAGTTGTTGGCTGTGCTGGCTCAGATGACAAGGTTGcctatctgaaaaaaataggCTTTGATGAAGCCTTTAATTACAAGACTGTTGCATCTCTGGATGAAGCACTGCGCAAAGCCTCTCCTGATGGCTATGACTGTTTCTTTGACAAT GTGGGTGGAGAATTTACCACTGTTGCTATTAACCAGATGAAGACATATGGAAGGATTGCACTCTGTGGAGCCATCTCTCAGTACAATGACTCTGTGCCTCAGAAAG GGCCTTATGTGCAGATGCCAATGATCTTCAAAGAACTTCAAATGGAAGGGTTTATTGTGAGCAGGTGGAATAACCGCTGGGAGGAAGGTCTGAACACAATGCTAAAGTGGGTCATGGAG GGAAAAGTGAAGTGCCATGAACAAGTCACTGAAGGATTTGAGAACATGCCAGCAGCTTTCATTGGAATGTTAAAGGGAGAAAATCTTGGAAAAGCTGTTATAAAAGTCTGA